The Immundisolibacter cernigliae genome has a window encoding:
- a CDS encoding c-type cytochrome, translated as MKGLLVGVLTVASLAGCGKDQEAPQAGASSAPASPPPATAPAPATQPAPAEPVAALPPESAAATFAAAGLPDTLIKDGCYSCHDVNGARIGPPLRVVAGLYRTDPQAVDKLTQKVLHGGGGVWGPTPMIAHPQLDEAAARAMIEAILKLN; from the coding sequence ATGAAGGGCTTGCTCGTGGGGGTACTAACCGTGGCCAGCCTGGCGGGCTGCGGCAAGGATCAGGAGGCGCCGCAAGCCGGGGCCAGCAGCGCGCCGGCAAGTCCGCCGCCGGCAACTGCCCCGGCGCCTGCCACCCAGCCGGCGCCAGCCGAGCCGGTCGCCGCCCTGCCGCCCGAAAGCGCGGCTGCAACGTTTGCGGCCGCCGGCCTGCCGGATACCTTGATCAAGGACGGCTGCTATTCCTGCCACGACGTGAACGGCGCCCGCATCGGCCCGCCGCTGCGCGTCGTGGCAGGGCTGTACCGCACCGACCCGCAGGCCGTGGACAAGCTGACGCAGAAAGTCCTGCACGGCGGCGGTGGCGTATGGGGGCCGACGCCGATGATTGCCCACCCGCAGCTTGACGAAGCCGCCGCGCGGGCCATGATCGAGGCCATCCTCAAGCTCAACTGA
- a CDS encoding LLM class flavin-dependent oxidoreductase has product MKFGIYNEIQASPGANYKQRYDETLRSVELGDALGYDVFMTLEHHFFPTFSISVNPLAFFAAAAQRSKNIRFRAMCHTLPVHNPMVLAAEIAQCDHLTDGRLEVGVGRGHGWLYDPASVPMADSIGLYEESLEILQRAWSNERFSFEGKHYNVRDVEVVPKPLQPSLKIFQTGTSARVFGDAGRRGGGVVVGAAPPPLFTEAVNAYTAAAKEAGNTPQVGLVVPVFLADDEATALREAREPMMRSYANLVVPQESINNEEVKERLRGGGFHFYAGGFLNQMKEYTFESVLANDIAFVGTPSQFIPWLQRFRERHYDFQELALMADFGGQAEWQVARTLQLFARDVMPALR; this is encoded by the coding sequence GTGAAGTTCGGTATCTACAACGAAATCCAGGCCTCGCCCGGCGCCAACTACAAGCAGCGCTATGACGAGACCCTGCGCAGCGTGGAGCTGGGCGATGCGCTCGGTTATGACGTATTCATGACCCTGGAACATCACTTCTTCCCCACCTTCTCCATTTCGGTCAACCCACTGGCGTTCTTCGCCGCCGCAGCGCAGCGCTCGAAAAACATCCGCTTTCGGGCCATGTGCCACACCCTGCCGGTACACAATCCAATGGTGCTGGCCGCCGAAATCGCGCAGTGCGATCACCTCACGGACGGGCGGCTGGAAGTCGGTGTAGGCCGCGGTCACGGCTGGCTGTACGACCCGGCCAGCGTGCCGATGGCCGACAGCATCGGCCTGTACGAGGAATCGCTCGAAATCCTGCAGCGCGCCTGGAGCAACGAGCGCTTCTCTTTTGAAGGGAAGCACTACAACGTGCGCGATGTCGAGGTGGTGCCAAAGCCGCTGCAGCCGAGCCTGAAAATCTTCCAGACCGGCACCAGCGCGCGCGTGTTTGGCGACGCTGGCCGGCGCGGCGGCGGTGTGGTGGTTGGCGCGGCGCCACCGCCGCTGTTTACCGAAGCGGTCAATGCCTATACCGCGGCGGCAAAGGAAGCTGGCAACACGCCGCAGGTCGGCCTGGTGGTGCCGGTGTTCCTGGCCGATGACGAGGCCACTGCCCTGCGCGAGGCGCGCGAGCCGATGATGCGCAGCTACGCCAACCTGGTGGTACCGCAGGAATCGATCAATAACGAGGAGGTCAAGGAGCGTCTGCGCGGCGGTGGCTTCCACTTCTACGCCGGCGGCTTCCTGAACCAGATGAAGGAATACACCTTCGAGTCGGTGCTGGCCAACGACATTGCCTTCGTCGGCACGCCCAGCCAGTTCATCCCCTGGTTGCAGCGTTTTCGCGAGCGTCATTACGATTTCCAGGAGCTGGCGCTGATGGCCGATTTTGGCGGCCAGGCCGAGTGGCAGGTGGCGCGCACGTTGCAACTGTTCGCGCGCGACGTGATGCCGGCCTTGCGCTGA
- a CDS encoding aromatic ring-hydroxylating oxygenase subunit alpha yields MNAPAGRPQCGHTQAFGLDTGPVSTAPVIEPEFFAREREAIFRHQWFNLLKRADEIPNPGDFFVRDIEVLGTSVVVARGPDGQVRAFHNVCTHRGNRLVRAADGCVKGWQCDFHGWTYATDGTVQFVPDEGQFFDLDKSKMGLPSVHLDTWAGFLFVNFDDAPRQTLEQAMGDFNQDLKPFPFDQMICAGRWRYHVKANWKVTMNAFQEGYHVAFVHKRSAPDAFTGTDNPYCNISHMKLQPNGNQHLSVPGNPAHDLSPTEQIAFKFGSTFTQGTGGRGAYPGTQQDKSADWGFELNILFPFSRINVGAGWYYLDAFWPVSQNETVYELAYYFPKPKSAAEMISQEFSKIVLRDLSREDLYTNEVTQRALNSGAIKNITLSDQEAAVRHLYRTVERLVGR; encoded by the coding sequence ATGAACGCACCCGCAGGCCGGCCACAGTGTGGTCACACGCAAGCCTTTGGTCTGGACACCGGTCCGGTCAGCACCGCGCCGGTCATCGAGCCGGAGTTCTTTGCTCGTGAGCGCGAGGCGATCTTTCGCCATCAGTGGTTCAACCTTTTGAAGCGCGCCGACGAGATTCCGAATCCGGGCGATTTCTTTGTGCGCGACATCGAGGTGCTGGGCACTTCGGTGGTCGTGGCCCGCGGCCCGGATGGACAGGTGCGTGCGTTTCACAATGTCTGCACCCACCGCGGTAACCGGCTGGTGCGCGCCGCCGACGGCTGCGTGAAGGGCTGGCAGTGCGATTTTCACGGTTGGACCTACGCCACCGACGGTACCGTGCAGTTCGTGCCCGACGAGGGCCAGTTCTTCGACCTCGACAAGTCAAAGATGGGCCTACCGTCGGTGCACCTGGACACCTGGGCCGGCTTCCTGTTCGTCAATTTCGATGACGCGCCGCGCCAGACGCTGGAACAGGCGATGGGCGACTTCAACCAGGACCTGAAGCCGTTTCCCTTCGACCAGATGATCTGCGCCGGGCGCTGGCGCTACCACGTCAAGGCCAACTGGAAGGTGACCATGAACGCCTTTCAGGAGGGCTACCACGTCGCCTTCGTGCACAAGCGTTCGGCGCCGGATGCCTTCACCGGCACCGACAACCCGTACTGCAACATCAGCCACATGAAGCTGCAGCCAAACGGCAACCAGCACCTGTCGGTGCCCGGCAACCCGGCGCACGACCTCTCGCCAACCGAGCAGATCGCCTTCAAGTTCGGCTCCACGTTCACGCAGGGCACCGGCGGACGCGGCGCCTATCCGGGCACCCAGCAGGACAAGAGCGCCGACTGGGGTTTCGAGCTGAACATCCTGTTCCCGTTCTCGCGCATCAATGTCGGCGCCGGCTGGTATTACCTGGATGCCTTCTGGCCGGTGTCGCAGAACGAAACTGTGTACGAGCTGGCCTATTACTTCCCGAAGCCGAAGTCGGCGGCCGAGATGATCAGCCAGGAGTTCAGCAAGATCGTGCTGCGCGACCTGTCCCGGGAAGACCTGTATACCAACGAGGTCACGCAACGGGCGCTCAATTCCGGCGCCATCAAGAACATCACCCTGTCTGACCAGGAAGCGGCTGTGCGGCACCTGTACCGCACCGTCGAGCGGCTGGTCGGGCGTTAA
- a CDS encoding alpha-hydroxy acid oxidase, translating to MSAVCASVDDLRRQAKRYLPRMVFDFVDGGAEREITLRANTADFEPLRFAPRVLTDVSQVDLSTTLLGEQLALPLLIAPMGLCGLVRPEGELALARAARAAGIPFVLSTAASHSLEAVMDAAAGNLWFQLYIFRDREFARSLLQRARAAGYRALVVTVDLTRGGKREKDIHNGFTVPPRFTRRTALDLLRHPAWLWRMAPHRGLTLGNLVGWGGQDSNVIALSTFMNTQIDPSISWADLDWLRAEWDLPLLVKGILHPDDARQAVAAGADGIIVSNHGGRQLDGAPSTISALAGVVDAVSTSADVILDSGVRSGADILKALALGARACMIGKAALYGLGAGGQGGVERVLAILRQELDVAMALTGNHRASAVRSDTLKP from the coding sequence GTGAGCGCTGTCTGCGCCAGTGTCGATGACCTGCGCCGCCAGGCGAAGCGCTACCTGCCGCGCATGGTGTTCGACTTCGTTGACGGCGGCGCCGAGCGCGAGATCACCCTGCGGGCCAATACCGCCGACTTCGAGCCGCTGCGTTTCGCGCCGCGGGTGTTGACCGACGTCAGCCAGGTCGATCTGTCCACCACGCTGCTGGGCGAGCAGCTTGCCCTGCCGCTGCTGATCGCGCCCATGGGCCTGTGCGGCCTGGTGCGCCCGGAAGGCGAGCTGGCCCTGGCGCGCGCCGCCCGGGCGGCCGGTATTCCGTTTGTGCTGTCCACCGCCGCCAGCCATTCGCTGGAAGCGGTGATGGACGCTGCGGCGGGCAATTTGTGGTTCCAGCTTTATATCTTTCGCGACCGCGAATTCGCCCGCAGCCTGCTGCAGCGTGCCCGCGCCGCCGGCTACCGGGCGCTGGTGGTGACGGTCGACCTGACCCGCGGCGGCAAGCGCGAGAAGGACATCCACAACGGCTTCACCGTGCCGCCGCGTTTCACGCGCCGCACCGCGCTCGATCTGCTGCGCCACCCGGCCTGGCTGTGGCGCATGGCGCCGCACCGTGGCTTGACGCTGGGCAACCTGGTCGGTTGGGGCGGCCAGGACAGCAACGTCATCGCGCTGAGTACCTTCATGAACACGCAGATCGATCCCAGTATTTCGTGGGCCGATCTGGACTGGCTGCGCGCCGAGTGGGACCTGCCGCTGCTAGTCAAGGGCATTCTGCATCCGGACGATGCCCGCCAGGCGGTTGCCGCCGGGGCTGACGGCATCATCGTGTCCAACCACGGCGGGCGGCAGCTGGACGGCGCGCCGTCCACCATCAGCGCGCTGGCGGGCGTGGTCGATGCCGTGAGTACCAGCGCGGACGTCATCCTCGACAGCGGCGTGCGGAGCGGTGCCGACATCCTGAAAGCCCTGGCGCTAGGCGCGCGTGCCTGCATGATCGGCAAGGCGGCGCTGTACGGCCTGGGCGCCGGCGGGCAGGGCGGCGTCGAGCGCGTGCTGGCCATCCTGCGCCAGGAACTGGACGTCGCCATGGCCCTGACCGGCAATCACCGCGCGTCCGCGGTGCGGTCCGATACGCTCAAACCCTGA
- a CDS encoding gamma-butyrobetaine hydroxylase-like domain-containing protein produces the protein MAAATPDLSDIVLHQATRTLEVRFADGSAFHLPAEYLRVHSPSAEVQGHGPGQAVLVPGKRDVAITRLDPIGHYALQITFSDGHDSGLFSFDYLYRLGREQDTLWQRYLDRLAEAGQSRQP, from the coding sequence ATGGCCGCCGCGACGCCGGACCTGTCCGACATTGTCCTGCACCAGGCGACGCGCACGCTCGAGGTGCGCTTTGCCGACGGCAGCGCGTTCCATCTGCCGGCCGAGTATCTGCGGGTGCACTCGCCGTCGGCCGAGGTGCAGGGCCACGGGCCTGGCCAGGCGGTGCTGGTGCCCGGCAAGCGGGACGTCGCCATCACCCGGCTGGACCCGATCGGTCATTACGCGCTGCAGATCACCTTCTCGGACGGCCACGACAGCGGCCTGTTCAGCTTCGATTATCTATACCGCCTGGGCCGCGAGCAGGACACACTATGGCAGCGGTATCTGGATCGCCTGGCCGAGGCGGGCCAGTCACGCCAGCCGTGA
- a CDS encoding HAD family hydrolase yields MSVAARQAAPLAAVLLDLDGTLADTAADLAHALNRLRDEQGMAPLAVSELRPYVPQGARGMLACALDIGPQDADYARLRDRFLTIYAESCARQATVFDGFEDVLDQLRGRGLRIGIVTNKLERFATPLLRALGVWPDADCLITPDLLRLPKPDPEGVLLACERLGVAPAASVFVGDDPRDIAAGQAAGTRTVVAGYGYIAPGEDVTRWGADACIDSPADLLALCRDWGA; encoded by the coding sequence GTGAGTGTGGCCGCCCGCCAGGCAGCGCCGCTGGCGGCGGTCCTGCTGGACCTGGACGGCACGCTGGCCGACACCGCGGCGGACCTTGCGCACGCGTTGAACCGCCTGCGCGATGAGCAGGGCATGGCGCCGCTGGCCGTGTCCGAGCTGCGGCCCTACGTACCGCAGGGCGCGCGCGGCATGCTCGCCTGTGCGCTCGACATCGGACCGCAGGACGCGGATTACGCCCGGTTGCGGGATCGGTTCCTGACCATTTATGCAGAGTCCTGCGCCCGCCAGGCAACGGTGTTCGATGGCTTTGAGGACGTGCTTGACCAGTTGCGCGGGCGGGGTCTGCGCATCGGCATCGTCACCAACAAGCTGGAGCGCTTCGCGACGCCGCTGCTGCGGGCGCTGGGTGTGTGGCCGGACGCCGACTGCCTGATCACGCCCGACCTGCTACGCCTGCCAAAGCCCGATCCCGAAGGCGTGCTGCTGGCCTGCGAGCGGCTGGGAGTGGCGCCGGCGGCCAGCGTGTTCGTGGGCGACGATCCACGCGACATCGCCGCCGGCCAGGCCGCCGGCACACGCACCGTGGTGGCCGGTTACGGCTATATCGCGCCCGGTGAAGATGTGACCCGCTGGGGCGCCGACGCCTGCATCGACTCGCCGGCCGACCTGCTCGCCCTGTGCCGGGACTGGGGCGCCTGA
- a CDS encoding PdxA family dehydrogenase, producing MSNKPVVATMTGDPCGIGPEVVVKSLALGGMYEQCRPVVFGCTESVQQAVDMLGLKLKVRRVSDVEGAGLDPAVIDVYDTGQLDPKFITPAKANAECGRACAAWLKEMDALALAGKVQATIMGPINTDALKMADKFDQVVSVEVGKTYLFLITGPLRVVHLTDHIPLRQVCDIIAPDLVYKALRTIHDDFTRWGIPNPRIVVAGLNAHAYGEEDKTQIAPGVERARAEGINVTGPASPDSVFRWCIDGEYDVVLAMYHDQGHIAVKTWGFVGNCAMILGTPYIHMSVAHGTAFDIVGKGIASHEMMLTAMRQAANLASGKGFHKDAVAA from the coding sequence ATGTCCAACAAACCCGTGGTCGCCACCATGACCGGTGATCCGTGCGGCATCGGGCCGGAAGTGGTGGTCAAGTCACTGGCGCTGGGCGGCATGTACGAGCAGTGCCGGCCGGTGGTGTTTGGCTGTACCGAATCCGTGCAGCAGGCGGTAGACATGCTCGGGCTGAAGTTGAAGGTCCGCCGTGTCAGCGATGTCGAGGGTGCGGGTCTGGACCCGGCCGTGATCGACGTTTACGACACCGGCCAGCTGGATCCGAAATTCATCACCCCAGCCAAGGCCAACGCCGAGTGCGGGCGCGCCTGCGCCGCCTGGCTGAAGGAAATGGACGCGCTGGCCCTGGCCGGCAAGGTGCAGGCCACCATCATGGGCCCGATCAACACCGATGCCCTGAAGATGGCGGACAAGTTCGATCAGGTGGTCAGCGTCGAAGTCGGCAAGACCTATCTGTTCCTGATCACGGGCCCCCTGCGTGTCGTGCACCTGACCGACCACATCCCGCTGCGTCAGGTGTGCGACATCATCGCGCCGGATCTGGTCTACAAGGCGCTGCGCACCATCCACGACGATTTCACGCGCTGGGGCATTCCCAACCCGCGCATCGTGGTGGCGGGCCTGAATGCCCATGCCTACGGCGAAGAGGACAAGACCCAGATTGCGCCCGGCGTGGAGCGGGCCAGGGCCGAGGGCATCAACGTGACCGGCCCGGCCTCGCCGGACAGCGTGTTCCGCTGGTGCATCGACGGTGAGTACGACGTGGTGCTGGCCATGTACCACGACCAGGGCCACATCGCGGTAAAGACCTGGGGCTTCGTCGGCAACTGCGCCATGATCCTGGGCACGCCGTACATCCACATGTCGGTGGCGCACGGCACGGCCTTCGACATCGTCGGCAAGGGCATCGCCAGCCACGAGATGATGCTGACCGCCATGCGTCAGGCCGCCAATCTGGCGTCCGGCAAGGGCTTTCACAAGGACGCCGTCGCCGCGTGA
- a CDS encoding p-hydroxycinnamoyl CoA hydratase/lyase, with amino-acid sequence MSSYECINLTIDGDVATIQFNRPEKKNCMSPTLHNNVRNALVEVEKARVKVLVITGIKDAFCAGMDLEQCFFEPFDDPQRMAAINDDVFTWFQHLKKFPAVTIAKVNGWCFGGGMELAGICDIAIVADESTWGLSEVNFGIFPGGGTSWAYAHNIPSRKKALYYGLTGETFTGKQAEEIGYATKSVPLAQLDAETDRVVKMLSRLGRTVLRKTKEVYEKVKWMDFEAAVDYEMAKLWELSRETNDDWIRTALASFKRREFKPGTQSYKLTKDV; translated from the coding sequence ATGTCCAGTTACGAGTGCATCAACCTGACCATCGACGGCGACGTCGCCACCATCCAGTTCAACCGCCCGGAAAAGAAGAACTGCATGAGCCCGACGCTGCACAACAACGTGCGCAATGCCTTGGTGGAGGTGGAAAAAGCGCGCGTCAAGGTGCTGGTGATCACCGGAATCAAGGACGCGTTCTGCGCCGGCATGGACCTCGAGCAATGCTTCTTCGAACCCTTCGACGATCCGCAGCGCATGGCCGCCATCAACGACGACGTGTTCACCTGGTTCCAGCATCTGAAGAAGTTCCCGGCGGTCACGATTGCCAAGGTCAACGGCTGGTGCTTCGGTGGCGGCATGGAACTGGCCGGCATCTGCGACATCGCCATCGTGGCCGATGAATCCACCTGGGGCTTGTCCGAGGTCAACTTCGGCATCTTCCCCGGCGGCGGCACATCCTGGGCCTACGCGCACAACATCCCGTCGCGCAAGAAGGCGCTGTACTACGGCCTGACTGGCGAAACCTTCACTGGCAAGCAGGCCGAGGAAATCGGTTACGCCACCAAGTCGGTGCCGCTGGCGCAGCTGGACGCCGAGACCGACCGCGTGGTGAAGATGCTCAGCCGTCTGGGCCGCACCGTGCTGCGCAAGACCAAGGAGGTCTACGAGAAGGTCAAGTGGATGGACTTCGAGGCCGCCGTCGACTACGAGATGGCCAAGCTGTGGGAACTTTCGCGCGAGACCAACGACGACTGGATCCGCACCGCGCTGGCCTCGTTCAAGCGGCGCGAGTTCAAGCCCGGCACGCAGTCCTACAAGCTGACCAAGGACGTCTGA
- a CDS encoding acyl-CoA dehydrogenase family protein, with protein MDFSLSQDQQMLVDLCEKIAQGFEDSYWQKIDEEYGFPREFWSTLVEQGILGITIPEEYGGSGLGMVEMCLAAEALSSNGGDCGGMFVGGPVFGGCLINSAGTPEQKAKYLPGIVKGDLWSGGFTEPNSGSNITTIRTEARKEDGHYLVKGQKMYISNIKVASHIGIMCRTSPYDPARRTEGVSLLVGDLPNPGIEARPLKKMGSHFMDTNAVFFDDFKVPERNLVGEEGKGWKALYAVLNPERLAIAASCIGTGNYLIRKAVQYASERSIWGKPLATHQGLQFPLAEARIQLECARLKVFEAAWLYDQGRECGVQATSAKYAAAHASLYAADRAIQTLGGAGYISESGIERHYRNLRLNRIAPVTDEMTLNYIAQHDLGMPRSY; from the coding sequence ATGGACTTCTCGCTCAGTCAGGATCAACAGATGCTGGTCGACCTGTGCGAGAAGATCGCGCAGGGCTTCGAGGACAGCTACTGGCAGAAGATCGACGAGGAGTACGGGTTCCCGCGCGAGTTCTGGAGCACCCTGGTCGAGCAGGGCATCCTGGGCATCACCATTCCCGAGGAATACGGCGGCAGTGGCCTGGGCATGGTCGAGATGTGCCTGGCCGCCGAGGCGCTGTCCAGCAATGGCGGCGACTGCGGCGGCATGTTCGTCGGCGGGCCGGTGTTTGGCGGCTGCCTGATCAACTCGGCCGGTACGCCCGAGCAGAAGGCCAAGTACCTGCCCGGCATCGTCAAGGGTGATCTGTGGTCCGGTGGCTTCACGGAGCCGAACTCCGGCTCCAACATCACCACCATCCGCACCGAGGCGCGCAAGGAAGATGGGCACTATCTGGTCAAGGGCCAGAAGATGTACATCTCCAACATCAAGGTGGCCAGCCACATCGGCATCATGTGCCGCACCTCGCCCTACGACCCGGCGCGGCGCACCGAGGGCGTGTCCCTGCTGGTCGGTGACCTGCCCAATCCGGGCATCGAGGCACGGCCGCTCAAGAAGATGGGCAGCCACTTCATGGACACCAACGCGGTGTTCTTCGACGACTTCAAGGTTCCGGAAAGGAACCTGGTCGGCGAGGAGGGCAAGGGCTGGAAGGCGCTGTACGCGGTGCTCAATCCGGAGCGGCTGGCGATTGCCGCCAGCTGCATCGGCACCGGCAACTACCTGATCCGCAAGGCCGTGCAGTACGCCAGCGAGCGTTCCATCTGGGGCAAGCCGCTGGCCACCCACCAGGGCCTGCAGTTCCCGCTGGCCGAAGCGCGCATCCAGCTCGAATGCGCGCGCCTGAAAGTCTTCGAAGCCGCCTGGCTGTACGACCAGGGCAGGGAATGCGGCGTGCAGGCGACGTCGGCCAAGTACGCGGCGGCGCATGCCTCGCTGTATGCAGCCGATCGGGCCATCCAGACCCTGGGTGGCGCCGGCTACATCAGCGAGTCGGGCATCGAGCGGCACTACCGCAACCTGCGCCTGAACCGCATCGCGCCGGTCACCGACGAGATGACGCTCAACTACATTGCCCAGCACGATCTGGGCATGCCACGCTCGTACTGA
- a CDS encoding class I adenylate-forming enzyme family protein translates to MTRDTNLREMLHRAAKWFPNNEAVVDDLYRYTYAQLKDQVQRMAKLLHTRGVRKGDRVALLMYPSVQHVVALFGAFELGAIPSALHLRESPKILAAVLERLSPRVLVYDGALDELAEELRRLAPLVSHGIRAVSELTPPDKIGGPDPIIPRDLADYTLDFEPMPIFSHDTSMIALSSGTTGVPKGIMHTHRTQIESARGGAFVFDANPHAAIINASTTAFIGWYNCTMPYLNAGGKVVFMAVWDPKRFLQKVQDERATFVFLVPTVWRMLFRENLDHYDLSAVRKAGYAGEPMDTRTMGLVRDKICNNVINIYGTTETGSCAGGTIMFNEDYRDPSKQESVGKPFINADVRVIRPGGALTDEVPPGEEGEVIIRGLSVADQVWDQPALARKIFEDGWWRSGDMGVLDEDNYLYLRGRIDDMIISGGINVLPSQVEEAVLSHPAVSECVVIGIPDEQWGQRIVAYVVAKEPVTPEQLKAYVEATDLSHYKRPREYRLVTELPRGNTGKVSRRMLRSQVAGK, encoded by the coding sequence ATGACACGCGACACCAACCTGCGCGAAATGCTGCACCGCGCGGCCAAGTGGTTTCCGAACAACGAAGCCGTGGTGGACGACCTGTACCGTTACACCTACGCGCAGCTGAAGGATCAGGTGCAGCGCATGGCCAAGCTGCTGCACACCCGCGGCGTGCGCAAGGGCGACCGCGTGGCGCTGCTGATGTACCCGTCGGTGCAGCACGTGGTGGCGCTGTTCGGCGCCTTCGAGCTGGGCGCCATCCCGTCCGCATTGCACCTGCGCGAATCGCCCAAGATTCTGGCGGCCGTGCTCGAACGCCTTTCCCCGCGGGTGCTGGTCTACGACGGCGCGCTCGACGAACTGGCCGAGGAGCTGCGCCGCCTGGCGCCCCTGGTCAGCCACGGCATCCGCGCCGTATCGGAACTGACCCCGCCGGACAAGATCGGCGGCCCCGATCCGATCATCCCGCGCGACCTGGCCGACTACACGCTCGATTTCGAGCCTATGCCGATCTTCAGCCACGACACGTCGATGATCGCCCTGTCGTCCGGCACCACCGGCGTGCCCAAGGGCATCATGCACACCCACCGCACGCAGATCGAAAGCGCGCGTGGCGGCGCCTTCGTGTTCGACGCCAACCCCCACGCGGCCATCATCAACGCCTCCACCACGGCATTCATCGGCTGGTACAACTGCACCATGCCGTACCTGAACGCGGGCGGCAAAGTGGTGTTCATGGCGGTCTGGGATCCGAAGCGCTTCCTGCAAAAAGTGCAGGACGAGCGGGCGACCTTCGTATTCCTGGTGCCAACCGTGTGGCGCATGCTGTTCCGGGAGAACCTGGACCACTACGACCTGTCGGCTGTGCGCAAGGCCGGCTACGCCGGCGAGCCGATGGACACCCGCACCATGGGCCTGGTGCGCGACAAGATCTGCAACAACGTCATCAACATCTACGGCACCACCGAAACCGGCTCCTGCGCCGGCGGCACCATCATGTTCAACGAGGACTACCGCGACCCCAGCAAGCAGGAAAGCGTCGGCAAGCCGTTCATCAACGCCGACGTGCGCGTCATCCGGCCCGGCGGTGCCCTGACCGATGAAGTGCCCCCCGGCGAGGAAGGCGAGGTCATCATCCGCGGTCTTTCGGTGGCCGATCAGGTGTGGGACCAGCCGGCCCTGGCCCGCAAGATCTTCGAGGACGGCTGGTGGCGCTCCGGCGACATGGGCGTGCTGGATGAGGACAACTACCTGTACCTGCGCGGGCGCATCGACGACATGATCATCTCCGGCGGCATCAACGTGCTGCCGAGTCAGGTCGAGGAGGCCGTGCTCAGCCACCCGGCGGTCAGCGAGTGCGTGGTGATCGGCATTCCGGACGAACAATGGGGCCAGCGCATCGTCGCCTACGTGGTGGCCAAGGAGCCGGTGACGCCCGAGCAGCTCAAGGCCTACGTCGAGGCCACCGACCTTTCCCACTACAAGCGCCCGCGCGAATACCGCCTGGTCACCGAACTGCCGCGCGGCAACACCGGCAAGGTCAGCCGGCGCATGTTGCGCTCACAAGTGGCCGGCAAATAA
- a CDS encoding PaaI family thioesterase, translated as MTTPSAKPDLTTIDLDRPPTMAQFGGYIAESAPNFARLVFPFDLRWCNPRGSVQGGVMAVYVDEAVGYAMMATFPDLKTVWTTTSLTLNYLRPITGGDITAIGRVIRVGARTGYVEGEILDAEGSLCVKAVSGLLILKRPDAA; from the coding sequence ATGACAACGCCCTCCGCCAAGCCGGACCTGACCACGATCGACCTCGACCGCCCACCGACCATGGCGCAGTTCGGCGGCTACATCGCCGAATCGGCGCCCAACTTCGCGCGCCTGGTGTTCCCGTTCGACCTGCGCTGGTGCAATCCGCGCGGCTCGGTGCAGGGCGGCGTGATGGCCGTATATGTTGACGAAGCAGTCGGCTACGCCATGATGGCGACCTTCCCGGATCTGAAAACCGTGTGGACCACCACCAGCCTGACGCTGAACTACCTGCGCCCGATCACCGGCGGCGACATCACCGCCATCGGCAGGGTCATCCGCGTCGGCGCCCGCACCGGCTATGTGGAGGGCGAAATCCTGGACGCCGAGGGCAGCCTGTGCGTGAAGGCGGTGTCCGGCTTGCTGATCCTGAAGCGTCCCGACGCCGCCTGA